Below is a window of Deltaproteobacteria bacterium DNA.
TAATAGCCTTAAATACCGGTCGCACGGTCATAGAGGTGCCCCTCGATGCGGCATTTGACTTGGACCTGGATGCAATGTGTAACTGTTTAACGACGAAAACCCCTGCACTGGTATTTATCAGCTCTCCCAACAATCCCACGGGCAATTGCTTCAGCGAAAAGAAAATAGAAACTATTATCGAGAAATCAATGGGAATCGTGGTAATTGATGAAGCCTACAGCAGCTTCTCAGGAAAAACCCTTTTACCTTTATTGAAGAAATATGAAAATCTGGCTATCCTGAAAACCCTCTCAAAGGTAGGTCTTGCCGCCATGAGGATAGGTTTCCTGATCGGCGCTCCACCCCTTGTCCGTGAACTCGACAAAGTAAGGCTCCCTTATAATATCAATGCTCTCTCTCAAGTTGCAGCCGGTTTCTATATCGATCACATTGATATGTTTGTAAACCAGACGAAGGAGGTTATTGAAAGACGGGAAGAACTCTTAAAAGTTCTCAGTAAGATTAAGGGTATCCATCCCTATTCTTCAGAGGCGAATTTTATTTTTTTTAGTTGCGATTTCGATACTGATCACGTATATAGGTCACTGATTCACGAAGGGATTCTCATAAAAAATCTTAACGGCCCCGGTATCTTGAAAAACTGTATGAGAGTAACCGTCGGAAACCGCGAAGAGAATGAGCAATTTTTAAAAGCGTTAAAAAAAGTCATTCAGAAGTAAGGAGCGTGGTCTCATATCGGGTAACAGGTAACAGGGGGTGGCTCACGGCAAAGGCATAAGCAGTCAAATGCCGTACTGCCCTTTTTTTGCGCCCGTGCGACGACAACCTTCACTATTTTACAAAACTCCCTAACCAAAGTCCAGACAGGTATGTGAAAAATGCCAAGACGTAATGACATAAACAAAGTGATGATAATCGGCTCCGGCCCGATCGTAATCGGCCAGGCATGTGAATTTGACTATTCCGGCACCCAGGCCTGTAAAGCCCTGCGCAAACTCGGTTATGAAATTGTGCTCGTCAATTCCAACCCGGCTACCATCATGACCGATCCGGGGACGGCCGATGTAACCTATGTTGAACCCCTGAATTTGCAAACCCTGACGGAAATAATCGAAAATGAGCGCCCTGATGCAATCCTCCCCAATCTTGGGGGGCAGACGGGTCTCAATCTCACATCGGAACTTGCCAGAGCGGGGATCCTTGAAAAATACAGTGTTAAAGTGATCGGTGTCCAGGTGGATGCCATAGAGCGTGGCGAGGATCGGATTGCCTTCAAGGAAACC
It encodes the following:
- the hisC gene encoding histidinol-phosphate transaminase yields the protein MDIKTLIRKEVFEQQGYRTAITSCTIKMDAMENPFTLSPFLKGKLSEEFIKVPLNRYPEPGALTIRKRFADHYGVGEDTIMIGNGSDELIQILCTALADSASVVMVPAPTFVMYRIIALNTGRTVIEVPLDAAFDLDLDAMCNCLTTKTPALVFISSPNNPTGNCFSEKKIETIIEKSMGIVVIDEAYSSFSGKTLLPLLKKYENLAILKTLSKVGLAAMRIGFLIGAPPLVRELDKVRLPYNINALSQVAAGFYIDHIDMFVNQTKEVIERREELLKVLSKIKGIHPYSSEANFIFFSCDFDTDHVYRSLIHEGILIKNLNGPGILKNCMRVTVGNREENEQFLKALKKVIQK